A region from the Benincasa hispida cultivar B227 chromosome 12, ASM972705v1, whole genome shotgun sequence genome encodes:
- the LOC120067565 gene encoding protein pxr1-like codes for MAEKEKKKKKIKERRAEEDEEAHPIKKKERRTSEKRERRWEEKYLKEEERRKKAESPEIEGESTSIRVDKGELVQLRKSGQLEEEIMQEKMVVTDDGEDLDITLLMRRHKENALQGSTVDPPILQDAVEEKEKRSKRRCCGHNKSS; via the coding sequence ATGGctgagaaggagaagaagaagaagaaaatcaaagagaGGAGGGCtgaagaagatgaggaagcCCATCCaatcaagaagaaagaaagaagaacgaGTGAGAAGAGGGAACGCAGGTGGGAGGAGAAGTACCtgaaggaggaagagaggagAAAAAAGGCTGAGAGCCCAGAAATTGAAGGGGAATCCACTTCCATAAGAGTGGATAAGGGGGAGTTAGTGCAACTGAGAAAATCAGGGCAACTTGAGGAGGAAATAATGCAAGAAAAAATGGTTGTGACTGATGATGGTGAAGATTTAGACATTACCCTCTTGATGCGGCGTCATAAGGAGAATGCACTGCAAGGGTCGACAGTCGACCCACCAATTTTGCAAGATGCAGTGGAGGAAAAGGAGAAGAGAAGCAAGAGAAGATGTTGTGGGCACAACAAATCATCGTAG